A window of the Oscillospiraceae bacterium NTUH-002-81 genome harbors these coding sequences:
- a CDS encoding response regulator transcription factor: MKRIAVVEDEVYMREELCNMLQKDGYLAEAITEFEDAARLLAALRPDLVILDLNLPEISGFQICQELKNKTAIPVLVLTSRDQVKDELQAFHLGADEYLTKPCRKDRLLARVSNILKRYEGRTNLIEGPDFLLDQQTYTLYIHNTSVVLPKNQGKLLVALLSGGDALVTTEQLCIALWGTTEYIDENALQVNLTRLKKTMSGLEMKQRIVAVRGMGYRLETGVAP, translated from the coding sequence GTGAAAAGAATTGCTGTTGTGGAAGATGAAGTCTATATGCGGGAAGAACTCTGCAATATGCTCCAAAAGGACGGGTATCTTGCGGAGGCAATCACCGAGTTTGAAGATGCCGCTCGGCTCCTGGCAGCCCTCCGTCCTGACCTTGTGATCTTAGACCTGAATTTGCCGGAGATCAGTGGCTTTCAAATCTGCCAGGAACTAAAGAATAAAACCGCTATCCCCGTCCTGGTACTAACTTCCAGAGATCAGGTAAAGGATGAACTGCAAGCGTTCCACTTGGGTGCCGATGAATATTTGACGAAGCCGTGCAGAAAAGACCGGCTTCTTGCCAGGGTATCCAATATTCTCAAAAGGTATGAAGGCCGTACCAATCTCATAGAGGGACCAGATTTCCTGTTAGACCAGCAGACCTACACGCTTTATATTCATAATACCTCTGTCGTGCTTCCAAAAAATCAGGGAAAACTGTTGGTTGCTCTTTTGTCCGGCGGCGATGCTCTGGTCACGACGGAGCAACTTTGCATAGCACTATGGGGAACCACGGAATACATAGACGAAAATGCCTTGCAGGTTAATCTGACCAGGCTGAAAAAGACGATGTCCGGTCTTGAGATGAAGCAGCGAATCGTTGCGGTTCGTGGGATGGGCTATCGTCTGGAAACGGGGGTGGCTCCATGA
- a CDS encoding DUF3658 domain-containing protein yields MLEVVFSDSAAGTMAVAIGHKGFLGGATSVIISDGTVSKEEIEKFQHQAEERERSGWENAIPLEGNRKDIVNLPLALSVGNISEAGICLERESALSLLLSILPDMASEIVTELLNTSRKNYATLLEKAQNGEPIRVWVGRDPDDVCGLYWLLEQLRPIGFEKLDITIVELPMWETRPDGCIVQYNGWGEVEPYHLGRMASLGKKLPTNYLRSLANRWRELQQENSPLRAVINGKLVSVSETLYDTFILRELDTLDDEFRESVLVGQVLGKNQLGIGDGWIALRVEQFIKGGLLLPITTPAPNAPIYHRMLKKIK; encoded by the coding sequence ATGTTAGAAGTAGTATTTAGCGACAGTGCCGCAGGGACTATGGCGGTTGCGATTGGACATAAGGGTTTTTTAGGCGGAGCAACCAGTGTAATTATCTCTGATGGGACAGTTTCAAAAGAAGAAATAGAAAAGTTCCAGCATCAAGCAGAAGAACGGGAGCGTTCTGGTTGGGAGAATGCTATACCGTTGGAAGGAAATCGTAAGGACATAGTTAATCTTCCGCTGGCATTGTCTGTGGGCAACATCTCCGAAGCAGGAATTTGTTTGGAGCGTGAGTCGGCATTATCTTTGCTACTAAGCATACTGCCCGATATGGCATCTGAAATCGTAACTGAACTTCTCAATACATCCCGAAAGAACTATGCTACACTACTGGAAAAAGCACAAAACGGAGAGCCGATTCGTGTTTGGGTCGGACGAGACCCAGATGATGTGTGCGGATTGTATTGGCTTCTGGAACAACTACGACCAATCGGCTTTGAAAAATTGGATATTACCATTGTGGAGCTTCCAATGTGGGAAACAAGACCAGATGGATGCATTGTCCAGTATAACGGTTGGGGAGAAGTTGAACCTTATCACTTGGGACGGATGGCATCTCTTGGGAAGAAGTTGCCAACAAATTACCTTCGTAGTTTGGCTAACCGCTGGAGAGAACTCCAACAGGAAAATTCTCCTCTTCGTGCTGTTATAAACGGCAAACTGGTCAGCGTATCAGAAACTCTGTATGATACATTTATTCTTCGAGAATTGGATACACTGGACGACGAGTTTAGGGAAAGCGTGCTTGTTGGACAGGTTCTTGGAAAGAATCAATTAGGGATCGGTGATGGGTGGATTGCTTTGCGTGTGGAACAATTTATCAAAGGGGGACTTCTGCTCCCAATCACAACTCCTGCACCAAATGCACCTATTTATCACCGTATGTTAAAGAAAATAAAGTAA
- a CDS encoding plasmid recombination protein: MARNDGIDRTFARNQDLPTLDDVAKVQEHNEREKDSYSNQDIDTTQTHRNVHFKKPTDSYAAMFDQMIADGVISTRGLKADAVKYGELLFDVNSAYFHNHGGYEYAKQFYADAYKAAVEIVGGEQYILSAVMHADERNRAMSEALGEDVYHYHLHVVYIPVVEKQILWSKRCKDESLRGTVKETITQVSRSKKWESKPVLDENGNPMLNAKGKKILKSSYSVLQDDFFNFMRAAGYTDVERGERGSTEEHLTVTQFKVQAEQQRLEAVTGQVTQAEQSLADAKAATEKQKKKLEALKKETQAAKSVAMTAHEIESMGKKNPITGNVTMTADECRTLKDYAVSSFAEKSEKLKYKQKFEQADKNAKIWKDRFEKLNKDYEELKQKAQPFLDAIEIASEKVWAFINAILARGKELYEHKHPARNRGQDMEI, translated from the coding sequence ATGGCAAGAAACGATGGAATTGACCGTACCTTTGCCCGTAACCAGGACTTGCCCACCCTCGACGATGTGGCGAAAGTTCAGGAGCATAACGAGCGAGAAAAAGACAGCTACTCCAATCAAGATATTGATACCACCCAGACCCACCGCAATGTCCACTTCAAGAAACCTACCGACAGCTATGCCGCCATGTTCGATCAGATGATTGCAGATGGTGTTATCTCCACCCGTGGTCTGAAAGCCGATGCGGTGAAATATGGGGAGCTGCTGTTTGATGTAAACTCTGCCTACTTCCACAACCACGGCGGCTATGAATATGCCAAACAGTTCTATGCCGATGCCTACAAAGCCGCCGTGGAGATTGTGGGCGGTGAGCAGTATATCCTCTCCGCTGTAATGCATGCCGACGAGCGCAACCGGGCAATGTCGGAAGCTCTGGGTGAGGATGTGTACCACTATCACCTTCATGTGGTTTATATCCCGGTGGTGGAGAAACAAATCCTGTGGTCGAAGCGATGCAAGGATGAATCCCTCCGGGGAACGGTAAAGGAAACGATCACACAGGTCAGCCGCAGTAAGAAGTGGGAATCCAAACCCGTTCTTGATGAAAACGGAAATCCGATGTTGAACGCAAAAGGGAAAAAGATTTTGAAGTCGTCCTACAGTGTGCTGCAGGATGACTTTTTTAATTTCATGCGAGCCGCCGGATATACCGATGTGGAGCGTGGAGAGCGTGGCAGTACCGAGGAACATCTGACGGTGACACAGTTCAAGGTACAGGCCGAACAGCAGCGTTTGGAAGCTGTGACCGGACAGGTGACACAGGCCGAGCAGAGCTTAGCGGATGCCAAAGCTGCCACGGAGAAGCAGAAAAAGAAACTGGAAGCTCTGAAAAAGGAAACTCAGGCTGCTAAGTCTGTTGCTATGACTGCACATGAGATTGAGTCGATGGGCAAGAAAAATCCCATTACGGGAAATGTTACCATGACGGCGGATGAGTGCCGCACGCTAAAGGATTATGCGGTCAGCAGCTTTGCGGAAAAGTCTGAGAAGCTGAAATACAAGCAGAAATTCGAGCAGGCAGATAAAAACGCAAAGATATGGAAAGACCGTTTTGAAAAACTGAACAAAGACTATGAGGAGCTGAAACAGAAAGCCCAGCCTTTCCTGGATGCGATTGAGATTGCATCTGAAAAGGTCTGGGCTTTTATCAATGCCATCCTCGCCAGGGGAAAGGAACTGTATGAACACAAACACCCTGCCCGCAATCGTGGACAGGACATGGAAATTTAA
- a CDS encoding sensor histidine kinase, whose product MFSAILFVLNKRETTRRELFRDFLSDPTICNEERLLSAISREEGESIRLLASVLQEHKTESNSMADALQDYEEYVEGWAHEAKTPLSLLTMLLDNRNDEISPSLQAKLDYVRSQLQEDVTQMLYYARLKSSTKDYRFEDVNLNDCLGEVLEDYAPLLEEKQFVILNKLQSETVYTDRRGLQFMLGQIVSNAIKYSSDSPMLTISVIHSETADILSVEDNGIGVKKYNLPYIFQKGFTGDSTDSRKKATGMGLYLVKKMADDLNLHLEAASQWGKGLQDCHLLS is encoded by the coding sequence TTGTTTTCAGCGATTCTGTTTGTACTAAACAAGCGGGAGACTACCCGCCGAGAACTGTTCCGGGATTTCCTCAGTGATCCTACCATCTGCAACGAGGAACGGCTGCTCAGTGCCATCAGCCGGGAAGAAGGAGAATCTATCCGGCTTCTGGCATCAGTTTTACAGGAACACAAAACTGAGAGTAACAGTATGGCAGATGCCCTACAGGACTATGAAGAATATGTGGAGGGCTGGGCACATGAAGCGAAAACGCCCCTATCGTTGCTGACCATGCTCTTGGATAACCGGAACGATGAAATCTCTCCTTCCCTGCAAGCAAAGCTGGATTATGTCCGCAGTCAGCTTCAGGAGGATGTCACGCAGATGCTGTACTATGCCCGGTTGAAGAGCAGTACAAAGGATTACCGATTTGAGGATGTCAATTTGAATGACTGCTTGGGTGAAGTTCTGGAGGACTATGCCCCACTTCTTGAAGAGAAGCAGTTTGTCATTCTCAACAAACTGCAATCTGAAACAGTCTATACAGACCGTAGAGGACTTCAGTTTATGTTGGGACAAATCGTTAGCAATGCCATCAAATATAGCAGCGATAGTCCCATGCTTACAATTTCCGTGATACATTCGGAGACCGCAGATATCCTTTCTGTTGAAGATAACGGCATTGGCGTAAAAAAATATAATCTGCCGTACATTTTTCAAAAGGGCTTTACCGGGGATTCTACTGACAGCAGAAAGAAGGCTACCGGTATGGGACTTTACCTGGTTAAGAAGATGGCCGACGATCTAAATCTTCATCTGGAAGCAGCTTCCCAGTGGGGGAAAGGGCTTCAAGATTGTCATCTTCTTTCCTAA
- a CDS encoding LLM class flavin-dependent oxidoreductase, with amino-acid sequence MNVRNEIKAQIIRAGMTMQEVVDLLSDEYGWSDSVSNLSAKLQRESIRYKEVLELADVLGCDIVWQQRREK; translated from the coding sequence ATGAATGTACGCAATGAAATCAAGGCACAGATCATCCGTGCTGGGATGACCATGCAGGAAGTTGTTGACCTGCTCTCGGACGAGTACGGATGGAGCGACAGCGTTTCCAACCTGTCCGCAAAATTACAGCGGGAAAGCATCCGATACAAGGAAGTATTGGAGCTTGCCGATGTGCTGGGATGCGACATTGTATGGCAGCAAAGACGGGAGAAGTGA
- a CDS encoding DUF6061 family protein codes for MKTLISCAYNMDNCCVEVKFSDGSMIAIDTIAVENEIADNMYQRSELDYLIYNAPLEYADLILNGDPETYLKTVTEYKPWDS; via the coding sequence ATGAAAACCTTAATATCTTGTGCCTACAATATGGATAATTGCTGTGTGGAAGTGAAATTCAGCGACGGCAGTATGATTGCGATTGACACTATCGCCGTTGAGAACGAGATTGCTGACAATATGTATCAGCGGTCAGAGCTGGATTATTTGATCTACAACGCTCCTTTGGAGTATGCAGACCTTATCTTGAACGGCGATCCCGAAACCTATTTGAAAACTGTAACAGAATACAAGCCTTGGGATAGCTGA
- a CDS encoding ABC transporter ATP-binding protein translates to MKPILNIENLTKIYGNVPSQTNALNGITLQVMPGEFLGIMGSSGSGKSTLLNCIATVIQPTGGSIQVEGDTLQSLRGKALAEYRGKKVGYLFQNFELLDNLTGRENILLPTSLHGVSEAESSQRLKQLADYLEITDVLDKFPSKMSGGQRQRVAAARALILHPQMILADEPTGALDSKNARSLMEKLSGLNRDEQATILMVTHDSNAASFCKRILFIQDGVIFHELRRGDESQQEFYGRILKVMAQLGGGSANVL, encoded by the coding sequence ATGAAACCCATTTTGAATATTGAAAATTTAACAAAAATCTATGGCAATGTGCCAAGTCAAACAAATGCACTGAATGGGATCACCCTCCAGGTGATGCCGGGAGAGTTTCTCGGCATTATGGGAAGCAGTGGTTCCGGTAAATCCACGCTTCTCAACTGTATTGCAACTGTGATTCAGCCCACCGGTGGAAGCATTCAGGTGGAGGGCGATACTCTGCAATCCCTCAGGGGAAAGGCTCTTGCAGAGTACCGTGGCAAAAAAGTTGGTTATCTATTCCAGAACTTTGAATTGCTGGACAACCTGACTGGCAGGGAAAACATCCTGCTCCCGACTTCCTTGCATGGGGTATCCGAAGCAGAAAGCAGCCAGCGGCTGAAGCAGTTGGCTGACTATCTGGAAATCACTGATGTTCTGGATAAGTTTCCGTCCAAGATGTCCGGCGGCCAGCGTCAGCGTGTTGCGGCAGCAAGGGCTCTGATCTTACATCCCCAAATGATCCTTGCCGATGAACCGACGGGTGCGCTGGATTCTAAGAACGCAAGAAGTCTTATGGAGAAGCTGTCCGGCCTGAATCGTGACGAACAAGCTACGATCCTGATGGTAACCCATGATTCCAATGCCGCCAGCTTCTGTAAGCGCATCCTGTTCATCCAGGATGGCGTGATCTTTCATGAGCTTCGGCGTGGAGACGAAAGCCAGCAGGAGTTCTACGGGCGCATCCTGAAGGTGATGGCGCAACTGGGAGGGGGCAGCGCAAATGTTCTCTAA
- a CDS encoding ABC transporter permease, whose product MFSNLILRNSRRSRKENGLFFSSLVISIVAFYMILSISTQDVMLFLQKMESDAVDKLLLLIPAFYGMTLGILFFLIYFACKYQFERRRHELGVYLMLGMRRSKLFGMLLAEDCLTSILAMLIGLPVAVVLSEIVSLVTAKLVGMGIIGHQFSLSWSAIEWTLAGFLAIKLTALLILSGRISRQEIGTLLSQPTNRPKKQMPSVIYGLAAICGSVMLAVAYYMAIQGIAWTKVSMMGLTLLLGIVGTMLLFYGMRALIALIVKKGKGNKQLHVFTFRQIQENVIHQSNSMAISSLLILAALCCFGAGVGIAGTNSLSSGHVIDYTFEDHTAEDSSQVLPNIKAVLKENSLENHFSELFEMRVGRIRTTEDYDNAYSMDAVMDSLRSLPQSEDRDVLLNNLGYATYPYLICLSDYNRLLELSGNPALQLGEKEATVYIDTEFTTASRTAMLNQVLAGQPKVELDGSPIHLTGEVQSVNLVTDRSITLSFALILPDEAFLYYSQGMYDTYVNAVLSEQALNGNSLMTAYSDLNEKLDKIGIEYESYLQNMGRQLFYTVASIYITLYLAIVFLVVANTIVGVQFLMSQQKTGRRYQTLIRLGATYESLCQSAGKQIAWFMGLPVLVAAVSSLFGVRALFTGILSSRTRGTVPEMLLVSATMILLLCVIEYIYMRVVKHSSDRYLLTLMQPQREE is encoded by the coding sequence ATGTTCTCTAATCTCATTCTTCGGAACAGCCGCCGCAGCCGAAAGGAAAACGGTCTGTTTTTCAGCTCCCTGGTGATTTCTATTGTTGCCTTTTACATGATTCTTTCCATCTCCACTCAAGATGTGATGCTCTTTTTGCAGAAAATGGAGAGTGACGCAGTTGACAAACTCCTGCTTCTGATTCCTGCGTTTTATGGAATGACCCTCGGTATTCTGTTCTTTTTGATCTATTTTGCCTGCAAGTATCAGTTCGAGCGCAGACGGCATGAGCTTGGTGTTTATCTAATGTTGGGGATGCGTAGAAGTAAACTGTTTGGTATGCTTCTGGCGGAAGATTGCCTGACCAGTATTCTTGCCATGCTCATAGGCTTACCTGTGGCTGTGGTGCTTTCAGAAATTGTCAGTCTTGTCACCGCCAAGCTGGTAGGCATGGGGATCATCGGTCATCAGTTTTCTTTATCCTGGTCTGCGATTGAATGGACGCTGGCAGGATTTCTGGCAATTAAGCTGACGGCACTTCTGATTTTGAGTGGACGAATCAGCCGCCAGGAGATCGGTACTTTGCTATCCCAGCCAACGAACCGCCCCAAAAAGCAAATGCCATCTGTTATCTATGGACTGGCTGCTATATGCGGAAGTGTGATGTTGGCAGTGGCTTACTACATGGCGATTCAGGGAATTGCATGGACAAAGGTAAGTATGATGGGACTGACTTTGCTGTTGGGCATAGTTGGTACGATGCTGCTTTTCTATGGGATGCGTGCGCTGATTGCTTTGATTGTTAAGAAAGGAAAAGGAAATAAGCAGCTTCATGTATTTACCTTCCGGCAGATTCAGGAGAATGTCATTCATCAGTCAAACTCCATGGCCATCAGCTCCCTGCTGATTCTGGCGGCGCTGTGTTGTTTTGGTGCGGGCGTAGGAATTGCAGGAACGAATAGCCTGTCTTCTGGCCATGTAATCGACTATACTTTTGAAGATCATACTGCAGAAGATTCATCGCAGGTTCTTCCGAATATAAAGGCAGTCCTGAAAGAAAACAGTTTGGAAAATCATTTTTCAGAGCTTTTTGAAATGAGGGTTGGGCGTATTCGCACCACAGAAGATTATGATAATGCCTACAGCATGGACGCTGTTATGGACTCTCTTCGGAGCCTGCCCCAGTCGGAAGACCGGGATGTCCTTCTGAACAATCTTGGTTATGCCACATACCCATATTTGATTTGTTTATCGGACTATAATCGTTTGTTGGAATTGTCCGGCAATCCGGCTCTCCAATTAGGCGAAAAGGAGGCCACTGTCTATATTGATACAGAGTTTACTACGGCAAGCCGTACCGCAATGCTGAACCAAGTATTGGCCGGGCAGCCCAAGGTGGAACTGGATGGTAGTCCGATTCATCTTACAGGAGAGGTTCAGTCTGTGAATTTGGTCACGGACCGTTCTATAACCTTGTCCTTTGCATTGATTCTTCCGGATGAAGCATTCCTATATTATAGTCAGGGAATGTATGATACCTATGTCAATGCGGTGCTCAGTGAGCAAGCTCTGAATGGAAATAGCCTTATGACTGCCTATTCCGATCTGAACGAGAAGCTGGACAAAATAGGTATCGAATATGAAAGCTATCTTCAGAATATGGGCCGCCAGCTTTTCTACACCGTAGCATCCATCTATATTACCCTCTATCTGGCGATTGTGTTCCTGGTGGTTGCCAACACCATTGTGGGTGTTCAGTTCCTGATGAGCCAGCAGAAAACCGGGCGTAGATACCAGACCCTGATCCGCCTGGGAGCCACTTACGAAAGCCTTTGCCAGTCTGCCGGAAAGCAGATTGCGTGGTTTATGGGACTTCCTGTATTGGTTGCAGCTGTCAGCAGTCTGTTTGGAGTCAGAGCGTTGTTTACAGGGATACTCTCGTCCCGAACCCGTGGGACAGTGCCTGAAATGCTGCTTGTATCTGCTACTATGATTTTGCTGCTTTGCGTGATAGAATATATTTATATGAGAGTGGTCAAGCACTCCAGTGATCGGTATTTGCTGACACTGATGCAGCCGCAGAGAGAAGAATAA
- a CDS encoding phage/plasmid primase, P4 family, with amino-acid sequence MNLPVWFDGQNINEALFCEEFLHERRIIFANGAFFTPDGRVTDDLPLRGEIYDKLKFCAVNNIPRKITNILEVLKLEAQVSDFPPEQDRIHVANGTLLLNGTFTEGRPAIVRSRLPVGYNPDAPAPVIWLNFLDGLLYAEDIPTLQEFIGYCLIPSNKGQRMMVIKGNGGEGKSQIGAVLSTIFGTNMKDGSIGKISENRFARADLEHILLCVDDDMRMEALRQTNYVKSIVTAQGKMDLERKGKQSYQGWMFARLLAFSNGDLQALYDRSDGFYRRQLVLTTKEKPVGRADDPDLAEKMKAEAEGIFLWAFEGLQRLVANNFKFSESDRIRENREAVKRDNNNIFDFMESEGYIRCKADASISSKDFYEIYRMWCEENSLAPLKARSFSDAMIANAGRFNLEHCNNITNSAGRRVWGFMGVEAVARPHINGFYDVSSCTYVPEEWRD; translated from the coding sequence ATGAATTTGCCTGTCTGGTTTGACGGGCAGAACATCAACGAAGCTCTGTTTTGTGAAGAATTTCTGCATGAGCGCAGAATCATCTTCGCAAACGGAGCTTTTTTCACGCCCGATGGTCGAGTGACGGATGACCTTCCTCTGCGTGGGGAGATTTACGACAAGCTGAAATTTTGTGCCGTGAACAACATCCCACGGAAGATCACCAACATTCTGGAAGTGCTGAAACTGGAAGCGCAGGTGTCTGACTTCCCTCCGGAGCAGGATCGCATCCATGTTGCCAACGGTACGCTGCTCTTGAACGGCACTTTCACCGAAGGCAGACCGGCTATCGTGCGAAGCCGTCTGCCTGTCGGCTATAATCCCGATGCTCCTGCACCGGTGATCTGGCTGAACTTTCTGGATGGACTACTCTATGCAGAGGACATCCCCACCTTGCAGGAGTTCATTGGCTACTGCCTGATTCCATCCAACAAAGGTCAGCGCATGATGGTGATTAAGGGCAACGGCGGTGAGGGCAAATCCCAAATCGGTGCGGTGCTGTCCACCATCTTCGGCACGAATATGAAAGACGGCAGCATCGGGAAGATTTCTGAAAACCGTTTTGCCCGTGCCGATCTGGAACACATCCTGCTGTGCGTGGATGATGATATGCGGATGGAAGCTCTGCGTCAGACCAACTATGTAAAATCCATCGTGACTGCACAGGGCAAAATGGACTTGGAACGCAAGGGCAAGCAGAGTTATCAGGGCTGGATGTTTGCCCGGTTGCTGGCATTCAGCAATGGTGATCTGCAAGCCCTGTATGACCGCAGCGACGGCTTTTACCGCAGACAGCTTGTACTGACTACCAAGGAAAAGCCCGTGGGCAGAGCCGACGATCCCGACCTTGCTGAGAAGATGAAAGCCGAAGCTGAGGGCATCTTCCTGTGGGCGTTCGAAGGATTGCAGCGGCTCGTTGCCAACAACTTTAAGTTTTCGGAGAGTGACCGCATCCGTGAAAATCGGGAAGCGGTCAAGCGTGACAATAATAATATCTTTGATTTCATGGAATCGGAGGGATACATCCGGTGCAAAGCGGATGCGTCCATCAGCTCCAAGGATTTCTATGAAATCTACCGGATGTGGTGCGAAGAAAATTCCCTTGCACCGCTGAAAGCCCGCAGCTTCAGCGACGCCATGATTGCCAATGCCGGGAGATTCAATCTGGAACATTGCAACAACATCACCAACTCTGCCGGACGGCGGGTGTGGGGATTTATGGGTGTGGAAGCTGTGGCAAGGCCTCATATAAATGGGTTTTACGATGTTTCGTCATGTACGTACGTACCGGAGGAATGGCGGGATTGA
- a CDS encoding DUF6076 domain-containing protein, which translates to MNQELMTLDFWQDTVIYEGKTLPVGALACDALNVPADTIAKMNEQCEKINLLLGILNAGQDASALCPIATEAALTMLDILSQTPPFSYMNISKHRERIEKVFTVDNALKYVEFAIKAATNSLQFEEIQNFADAMMLQRYTAVFGHLAYSLGEYQTTMLDFAEKSDGNEADRTAEGFARMFGNYFPPEFSITEGNAWMSTLNNSVQYVSVIRPGEKVAKLVKRMHYVSFVGMFRSDLFEGLCVGHAPKKCKICGKWFLTTNARHTKYCGGYAPGDKLHRTCRQIGNLKGREQRELADDHPLKQIYEKRLNTINRYVKRGALDADLAEVMKKLAKDKMLRALGNVAYAKGDYEKEMGQAALKKEAIKRI; encoded by the coding sequence ATGAACCAAGAACTGATGACATTGGATTTTTGGCAGGATACGGTCATATATGAGGGAAAAACACTTCCTGTCGGCGCTCTTGCCTGTGATGCGCTGAATGTCCCTGCGGATACCATCGCAAAGATGAACGAGCAATGCGAGAAAATCAATCTGCTGCTTGGAATATTAAACGCCGGACAGGATGCTTCTGCACTCTGTCCTATTGCAACGGAAGCTGCTCTGACGATGCTTGATATTCTCAGTCAAACACCGCCGTTCTCCTATATGAATATCTCAAAGCACAGAGAACGGATTGAAAAAGTCTTTACTGTGGACAATGCGCTGAAATATGTGGAGTTTGCCATAAAAGCCGCAACCAATTCTTTGCAATTTGAAGAAATCCAGAACTTTGCCGATGCGATGATGCTCCAACGCTATACCGCAGTTTTCGGGCATCTGGCATACTCCCTTGGGGAATACCAAACGACCATGCTTGATTTTGCAGAAAAATCAGACGGCAACGAAGCTGACCGCACCGCAGAGGGCTTTGCCAGAATGTTCGGCAATTATTTCCCGCCGGAGTTTTCCATCACGGAGGGCAATGCCTGGATGTCTACCCTGAACAATTCCGTTCAGTATGTATCCGTCATCCGTCCCGGCGAAAAAGTTGCGAAGCTGGTCAAGCGGATGCACTATGTATCCTTTGTGGGGATGTTCCGGTCTGATCTCTTTGAGGGCCTGTGTGTTGGCCATGCACCGAAAAAATGCAAAATCTGCGGCAAATGGTTTCTGACCACCAATGCAAGGCACACCAAATACTGCGGCGGCTACGCTCCGGGGGACAAGCTGCACCGCACCTGCCGGCAGATCGGTAACCTGAAAGGCAGAGAACAGCGGGAACTTGCGGACGATCATCCGCTGAAACAGATTTATGAGAAGCGACTGAATACCATAAACCGCTATGTGAAGCGTGGCGCTCTGGACGCTGATCTTGCAGAGGTTATGAAAAAACTGGCGAAAGATAAGATGCTTCGGGCGCTGGGCAATGTCGCTTACGCCAAGGGTGATTATGAAAAAGAAATGGGACAGGCTGCGTTGAAGAAAGAAGCAATAAAAAGAATTTGA